The Argentina anserina chromosome 3, drPotAnse1.1, whole genome shotgun sequence genome includes a region encoding these proteins:
- the LOC126787529 gene encoding uncharacterized protein LOC126787529 translates to MSIHDARARAAKLLEGFEKSTGALVSAQISQTNCQKEEENMMLKKQEEALQENVFLKRFVHVQNERCKEYEGRKQELKNLKDLVNQKKEQLRNLEVYNYGLQLNLDEALKNCSNVPAGRFNPDVF, encoded by the coding sequence ATGTCGATACATGATGCTAGGGCACGAGCAGCGAAACTCCTAGAGGGCTTCGAGAAATCAACCGGTGCACTTGTTTCTGCACAGATTTCTCAAACTAATTgtcagaaggaggaggagaataTGATGTTGAAGAAGCAAGAGGAAGCACTGCAAGAGAACGTATTTCTCAAACGTTTTGTGCATGTGCAGAACGAGCGGTGTAAAGAGTACGAGGGGAGAAAGCAGGAGTTGAAGAACCTGAAGGACTTGGTGAATCAAAAGAAGGAGCAGTTGAGAAATCTGGAAGTTTACAATTATGGCTTGCAGTTGAACCTGGATGAGGCTTTGAAGAACTGCTCCAATGTCCCAGCTGGACGTTTCAATCCAGATGTCTTTTAA
- the LOC126787530 gene encoding uncharacterized protein LOC126787530: MDLQIINRALQESCNDIDIDATIESLSKLQLTENRVTSGPAEKILQDQNPVNEDGSTDWVELVIGEMMTCTSVEDARARAAKVLKGFEKSIGASFEKENMVLKHAVCVLLKRRKEQESGSRELRQLKELVAHQQERLRALEATNYGLNLHLKQALQCSSHFVPSGKFNPDVF; encoded by the coding sequence ATGGATCTCCAGATTATTAATAGAGCATTGCAAGAGTCCTGCAACGATATTGATATCGACGCCACCATAGAGAGCCTGAGCAAGCTTCAACTAACGGAGAATAGGGTGACTTCTGGTCCTGCTGAAAAGATACTACAGGACCAGAATCCCGTTAACGAAGATGGTTCTACGGATTGGGTTGAATTGGTTATCGGAGAAATGATGACGTGTACTAGTGTGGAGGATGCTAGGGCACGCGCTGCAAAAGTTTTAAAGGGTTTCGAGAAATCGATCGGGGCAAGCTTTGAAAAGGAGAATATGGTGCTCAAGCATGCAGTATGTGTGCTTCTCAAGCGGCGGAAAGAGCAAGAGAGTGGAAGCCGAGAACTGAGGCAATTGAAGGAGTTGGTGGCTCATCAACAAGAGCGATTGAGAGCGCTTGAGGCTACCAACTATGGCTTGAATTTGCATCTGAAGCAAGCTCTACAATGCAGCTCCCATTTCGTCCCTTCTGGAAAATTCAACCCTGATGTCTTTTAG
- the LOC126787531 gene encoding 26S proteasome regulatory subunit 7-like, translated as STEMENIKEEKNPRPLDDDDIALLNTYGKGPYSTPIKNTEDEIKDKANNVNKLCGVKESDTGLAPPTHWDLVSDGQLMGQKPLKVARCTKIINPNSPDAKYVINVARMAKFVVGLGETVSPTDIEEGMRVGVDPYKLQIQIPLPPRIDPTVTMMTVEEKPDVTYNDVGGCKDQIEKMREVVELPLLHPEKFFKLGIDPPKGVLCYGPPGTGKTLLARAVANRTDACFIRVIGSELVQKYVGEGARMVRELFQLARTKKACIIFFDEVDAIGGARFDDGAGGDTEVQRTMLEIVNQLDGFDARGNIKVLMATNRPDTLDPALLRPGRLDRKVEFGLPDMEGRTQIFKVHARTMNCERDVRFDLLARMCPNSTGADIRSVCTEAGMFAVRARRKMVTEKDFLDAVNKVIKGYKKFSATPKYMVYN; from the coding sequence TCAACTGAAATGGAAAACATCAAGGAAGAGAAGAACCCAAGACCCCTCGATGACGACGACATCGCACTCCTCAATACCTATGGAAAGGGACCCTATTCAACTCCGATAAAAAATACTGAGGATGAAATCAAAGACAAGGCGAACAACGTGAACAAGCTATGTGGTGTTAAGGAGTCGGACACTGGCCTAGCTCCTCCAACCCACTGGGATCTTGTTTCGGATGGACAGCTGATGGGGCAGAAACCTCTCAAGGTGGCAAGATGCACCAAGATAATAAACCCTAATTCCCCAGACGCAAAATACGTCATCAACGTTGCTCGTATGGCAAAGTTTGTGGTAGGATTGGGTGAGACAGTCTCCCCAACTGATATAGAAGAAGGCATGCGTGTCGGGGTTGACCCATATAAGCTTCAAATTCAGATTCCTTTGCCTCCCAGGATCGATCCAACTGTGACCATGATGACTGTGGAAGAGAAGCCAGATGTAACATACAACGACGTTGGTGGATGCAAGGACCAGATCGAAAAGATGCGCGAGGTTGTTGAGTTACCATTGCTTCATCCTGAGAAGTTTTTCAAGCTTGGGATTGATCCTCCCAAGGGTGTTCTCTGCTATGGCCCTCCAGGAACTGGCAAGACTCTTCTAGCTAGAGCCGTGGCCAATAGAACAGATGCTTGCTTCATCCGTGTCATTGGGAGTGAGCTTGTTCAGAAATATGTTGGAGAAGGTGCTAGAATGGTTCGAGAGTTGTTCCAATTGGCGCGGACGAAGAAAGCTTGCATTATATTTTTCGATGAAGTTGATGCCATAGGAGGTGCCAGGTTTGATGATGGTGCTGGCGGAGACACTGAAGTACAGCGAACAATGCTTGAGATTGTGAACCAGCTCGACGGGTTTGATGCAAGGGGAAACATTAAGGTGTTGATGGCAACAAACAGGCCGGACACTCTTGATCCGGCATTGTTGCGTCCCGGGAGATTGGATAGGAAGGTCGAGTTTGGTCTTCCTGATATGGAAGGTAGAACTCAGATTTTTAAGGTCCATGCAAGGACAATGAATTGTGAAAGAGATGTAAGGTTTGATCTTCTGGCTCGAATGTGCCCTAATTCTACCGGAGCCGATATAAGAAGCGTGTGCACAGAAGCCGGAATGTTTGCCGTTCGTGCCCGGAGGAAGATGGTGACTGAAAAGGACTTCCTTGACGCCGTGAACAAAGTTATTAAGGGGTACAAGAAATTTAGTGCGACGCCCAAGTATATGGTTTACAATTGA